From the Anaeromusa acidaminophila DSM 3853 genome, the window GTCCCGTAGATCTTTAATAAGCCGATTCAGCCGCACTGCTTCTTCATGCAACGAAGCCAACTGCACTTTGTCTGTTTCAATTACCTCATCCATCATGCCTTCCAGATTCCCCTGGATAATGGCTAAGGGAGTTCGTAGTTCATGAGCGATATTGGCTAATAACTGCTGGCGCAACTTTTCATTTTGTTCTAGTCGCCGGGACATACTGTTAAAAATCGCAGCTAACTGCCCAATTTCATCATCTTTTTCCACTTCAACCGTTTCCCCAAGATTTCCTTGTTCTAGCTGAGCCGCAACGCCTCCCAGCCGATGCAACGGTACAGTAATACTGCGGGCTACGCAATAGCTAGCAATCAAGCCGATGCCCAGAATTGCGCCCCCCACCCAAATCAAGGATTCATGCACAGATTCAAGAAATTTCATCTCTTGCGGTCCAAAGGCAAGCATTCCGTTCATCAGATGCCCATTGGCCGCAGAATGCACTTCCATATGCTGCAATGACAAATACTCTTGAAACAGCTCATTCATTTGCACATTAGCCAAATAGACAAGAATGAACACTGTCGTAGCAATGGAAAGAAACATTAAGCCCGTAATCCGAAAGGTAATACTATGAAATCGCTTCATTTGCGTCACCTATAAATTTATATCCAATACCGTACACCGTTACAATGTACTTGGGGTCTCGCGGATTTTCTTCCAGCTTTCGCCGTATGTTTTTAATATGTGCATCAATCGTCCGCTCATACCCTTCAAAGCTATATCCTTGTGTTTGCTCTACAATTTGCAGGCGACTAAAAACTCGATTCGCATTTTCCACCAATAGCAGCAATATATTAAACTCCGTAGGAGTAAACTCCAAAGGAAGTCCGTTTTTCTCTACTTGATGCTGATCCAAGTTAATGGTAAGACTCTCTGTCTTAACAATCCGAGACGCCACCAGCATATTTTGTGTACGGCGCAGGATGGCCTTCGCTCTAGCCACAACTTCTCTAGGACTAAATGGTTTAGTCACGTAGTCATCGGCGCCGATTTCCAGGCCAATTAAACGATCGCTTTCTTCATCACGAGCTGTCAGCATAAGAATCGGCAAATTACTGTCTTGCCTGATTTTTTTGCAGACATCCCATCCGGCCATTCCGGGGAGCATTAAATCCAACACCATAATATCCGGTTGTTTTTCCCGAGCTTCTCTGAGTGCAGCAAGACCGTCATTTGCTTCATATACAATAAAATTTTCTTTTTCAAAGTATGCTTTTAACAACTGCACCAATTTCAGATCATCATCCACAAGCAATACCGAATTACGATTCATCTCCGCTCACACTCCTCTTATCAACACTGAATATTTCTCGATTCAATGTTGCAAAACCTTTTTTTCAAAAAAGTCTGTCTAATCATCTTTACAACAACTACTTCAGTTTTTCGTCGGCTGTCATCTTTTCTGTAGTATACGCAATTAGTGTGAATAACTTATGAAGGCTCTATGAAAAAGTCATGTAAGCGCATAATCCCAGGAAGACAAAAGCCGGGCAGCAACTACAGTTTCACTGTTTGCTCAGCCCGGCTTATAAAAGCACCTGTTAACGCTTATCCGTGATGACCGGCATGCTCATTGCCGCCTCCCTGTGGAGCATCATTGGACGGTGGTTGTTGCTGCTCTCCGGTTTGTTCAGCCGCAAATACAACCGAACTTACTGGATTCAACAAAGCACCAGTCGCCACCATCGCTGCCAAAGCAAACATCACGATCTTCTTGTTCCATTGTTTCATAGTAATCTCTCCTTCAAATCAACGTCATGTTGTAAAAACTCATAATGTGTCTTTCCCTACTAATATGAATTGTAACAAAAGAATGTGAAGAACTTTTGAAGGCATTTCTAATATCTTGTGAAGATTTCAAGAATCTTTTCTTTCTAGATGGAGACTTAAAAACACGTCAACCAATTTAGGATCAAATTGACTGCCTGCGTTTCGCTTCAATTCCGCCAATGCAGCCTGATGAGCCAAGCCTTTTCGATATGGCCGGTCCGACGTCATTGCCTGATAGGTATCCGCCACAGCAATAATACGAGAAGCCAAAGGAATATTTTTCCCGGCGATCGCCGCAGGATAGCCTTGCCCATCCCAGCGTTCATGATGATGACGTACAACATTTGCTACCGTATGCAATGCTGGAATGCCGGTCAAAATCTTAGCTCCGATACTAGGGTGTTGCTCGATTACGCTGCGCTCTTCTTGGGTCAGGCGTCCTGCTTTGTGCAAGACTTGATCCGGTATGCCTATTTTCCCAATATCATGAAGTAAGGCAGCTACTCGTACGCCAAACAATTCTTCTTCGTTAAACTCCATTTTTTGAGCCATCGCAGAGGCCATCGTACTGACATGAGAAGAATGCCCATACGTATAGGTATCTTTGGCTTCTAGCGCAGTTACCAGCGATTCAATGGCTGAAAGCAAGAGTTCTTCCCGTTCATGGCTAAGCTTCATTGCCAAATGATTAAGGCTTTGAGTCAAAAGAGCCAATTCATCTCGGCCTGATTCAGCTAAGGTTATATCTAAATTTCCTTCGGTCATTTGTTTCATCGCAGACTGTAATAAAAGCAGCCGCTTCGAAAAGTTTTTCGCCAACCACCAACTGATACTGCCCACAAGAATTAATGCCAAGAAATAGCCTTGCCCTACTTGGTACGTAAAATGTTGTATATCTGCCGCAGCCTCTTTATTGCTTACAATTAGTACAATTGTTGCAACAGCTGAATTAGGGGCTTCTTTCACCGGCACATAGATAAAAGAAGTAAAATCGTCGCTTATTTCCGTTGTTGCGGATCCCCCCCGCGCATCTGCAGCTTCGGGTTCCCCAGCAAGCTCTTGCATTCTGTCAAAAGCATCTTTATCCAAGAATGGCTCTTGCAGCGAAGAATACATCCATCCCTTTTTTTGCCTTTGGTTCCACACATATATTGCGGCAAGGTCTACATCTTTTTCTCTGAGGCGCGTTTGGAAAGAATGCATTGCTGTTTCAACAGCCTCGCCATACGGTACGTCGCGTTTGAGCAGAGCTGCAAGATTCCTTCCGTCATCTTGCTCCATTGCCAGTTCCGCAATAATGCTCCAATCATGCTTTAAGGTATTGAGATGATTCGTTTGCATATGCATAAGTAACTGGTAAGATACTGCCAGCGTAATTATTGCAGACAACAAGAAAAAGGCCAGAAAAAGCTTGGTCCGCAAGGAAGAAAAAGGCATCTGCATGTTCAAACGTTCCCACTCCTTTAAGCTGGCTTCAGCGTTTGCTTGCTTCTATTGTACCTCTTTTCCTCTTTAGACACTATTATCCAGAACGAATATCACTAAGACTTTCTAAAAAACCGAGGCACAAAACCAGGTGTTTTCTTCATGTACTCTGCATAGTCGTTTCCAAAATGAGCCAGCGATTCACGCTCTTCCATACGTGCTAATCGGATATACATCACTACTAAAACAGGATACATCGCTATGGTTAAGATAGTTGGCCATTGCAATAAAAATCCGGTCATGACGGAAATGAAAGCAATATATTGAGGATGCCGTACCAAGGCATACGGGCCGGTTTGAGCCACTGCATTTTCTCGTTGCGCTTTGTACAAAAATCTCCAAGTGAAGGCTAAAAAAAGCATGCCTCCAACGATAAGCAAATTGCTCAGCTCATGAACGAAACTTTGATGCGGATCGCCAGTCATGCCAAGTAATGTATACCAAATATGTCCTGCATCATGACTAAACAGTGTTATATCCGGATACTGATTCCCTAACCATCCTGATAGCAAGTATATGGTTAAGGGAAACCCATACATTTCGGTAAACAGAGCTACAATAAAAGCCGAAAAGCCGCCGAACATTCTCCAATCCCTAAGATTTCCAGGCCGTGTAAAGCTGAATGCGAAGATAATAAACATAAGCGAGTTAATTGCTACAATCGGCCACAATCCATAACCCCACATCGCGTGTTCCATATTCATTCTCCTTTATCTTTAAATTAAACCTGTTTAGCCTTCCTTCTGATCCCCCACAAGATCACGGCCGCTATGACCGTAAGCATTGTACTTATTTGAGCTGCTTTAACTCCATAGAACATCAAGCTGTCGGCTCTGAGAAATTCTAATCCAAAACGCACCAGCGAATATAGAATGAAATAGGTTAATACAACTTGCCCGTCAAATTTCCTTCGAGGATATAAGCGCAGCAAGCAATAGACTATCGCAAAATCGAGCCCGGCTTCCATCAATTCCGCCGGAACAAGCGGCATGGTCCCCCATGCATGAAAAGCAGGAGTGCCCGGTTGGTATATTACTCCATACCACGAATCCGTAGGAATTCCGTATGCATCTCCATTAAAAAAACATCCAATGCGGCCAATTGCCTGTCCCAACATTAAACCAGGAGCTGCAATATCGGCAAAACGGCTAAATGATAGCTTTTCTTTTTTGAAATACCACCAACCAAAAAAGCTACCCGCCACTACGGCTCCTTGAATCGATAAGCCTCCTTGCCAAAATAACAACGCTCGTATTGGCTCCGCACTGTACTCGCTCCAAGAAAAAGCGACTTCCCATGCTCGCGCTCCTAAAAAGCCAAAGAAAACGCCATAAAAGACAAATTCTTGGATCTTAGAAGACGAAAATTCACTTCCTTGGGCTAAACGTATTGTTAGCCACATTCCGCTGAGAATTCCCAGCATCACAAGAATTCCCCAAGAATGAATCTCAAAATTTCCTATAGTTAACAAGATAGGATACAAACGTGCACCTTCTTCCCAGTTGCAAGATAATATGAAGGTTGCCTAGCATAAAATGCCAGGCAACTTTATATCAACCTGAACGTTCACTATATGCCAACGTCCAGGATTATTTCAGCAAATAGACTACTTGCCAATATCACCGCCGCTAGCGGCTTCTCCTTTTCCCGGCTTCATTGCTTTCATCATCAGCAAATGGGTCAACGGACAAAGCAAAAATACCAAGTAGCTGCCGACTCCTTCATAGTTAATAGCGTTCAACAAGAATACCACTCCGAGGGGAAGCAAGCAGCACCCAAGCATCATGGCAAAATGCTTCCATTTGTTATCACGAGGCTCTTTTTCTCCTGCCGGCTGAGATTGTTTGCAACATTCCATCTTGACTGCCTCCTTTTATGTAGTACTGCCGCAATATTTGCGGCACTGTTTGAATTGCTCTAATCATAACAATCAATTATGAAGAAGCAATGAAGAACTCTTGAAGATCTTTTGCTTCTTTTTCAAAGTCTCAGCTACTACGCACGAGCATTTCCCAACTGCTCATCCTTTTCATACACACTAGCCATCCCTTATTTTAACTGCCTGTTACAATAATGAAAGCGGACAGAATCCAGCTATCTGCTGAACGCTGTCCGCTATGTTCACAATCGCTTAATATTGCTTAGCCTTCAATCTCTCCTCTTTCATTGGTAAATCTTCCTATAAAACAATCCAGTTTCCTATTGCCATAGTTACCTATGCCTCCTCTCTCTCTCCGCAAAAAAAGAAAAGGCTAAAGAAAGCGCTACACGCGCATTCTTTAGCCTTCAGTTTACTGATCAGCTCATATTTATTTTTTGACTTTACCACAAAGAAAGCATAAATTCAACTGGTTTTGTCGAGTTTAATAGTGTTATTAGACATTGGATTTCCTAAGTGCATCTTCCAAAGCTTGCGCCATTTGCGCTAATTGTTGACTTGAAGCAGCGATTTCTTGCATGGAAGTGGCTTGTTCCTCCGTTGCTGCTGATACGCTTTGGTTTCGGTAAATGTCTTTCGTTCAATTGCTCCGACTTCATGGATAGCATTAACAATTTGCTCACTACTGCTCAGTATAATCTTAGTTAAAAAGGCTGAAACACTCGCTTTTCCAACGGAAGTGCGAAGGTTTCCAGCCTTTATTCTACTTTACCGGTTCCATCTAACATCTCGTGTCGGTCGTGATGTTTTTTCCGCCGTCGCTGCTTCTGCTTTCGAAGAGGCAACAAGGTCTGTCATCATCTTCTTAAACTCAGGATCTTCTGCCATCATTTTCTTCATCATCGCTTGCATTTCTGGCTGTTTCATTTTTTCTTTCATCATCGCTTGCATATCGGCATTTTTCATCATTTCCGTGCACTGCTTTTGCATCTCGCCACTCTTCATCATGTCGGCTGGCATAGCGCTACTAGCCGCCATAGGCATATTCCCCGAAGTCATTGCCGCATCTGTTTGTGCAGCTGCATTACTGATTGGCGCTCCCAATAACGATACTCCCATTATAGTTGCGGCCGCCAATCCTCCAGAAATCATCTTTGAAAATTTGTTTTTCATCATGTTCCTCACTCCTTCATATTTGCTAAAGCTCTGCTTTAAGGTATGCAATTTCTTTATCTGTCTGTATCATACCAATGCATTGTGAAAAAGCTATGAAAAACTCTTGAAGAACTTCTGTCTTTCCAAAAAATTTTCAATTTGATTTTTAAATACATTGCCCCCGTTAGTATACTAGACCTTAAATAACAATTCATTATATTTTTATTCATTCACGGCACACTAACCACCAGTTTACATCAGATGTAGAATCTGTTCAGCTAGCTCACTCTCCGCATACTCTGAAATATATGGCAGACTAGCTTCAAAATCTCTGCGGTGTAGATTCGTTAGATCCCGTACTTTGCGCCATGTCAAAGTGACACCTCTGGCTTTTACTTGACGCGCAGCCCAGACTACTTCTCTAGCCCAATATTGTTCCTGTAATTCCCTATGCCGCTGTATCTCAGCAAGGCATTTAGGCAAATACAACGATATTTGCTTACTGGGAAGATGCAAAAGGTTCTCCACAGCATAAATCGTAACCTTTTTAGGCCGGGTTGTTCCATCACCCTGCAGCTGATGGATAGCATTCTTTACAAGCGGTAGTGTGTCTTCATCAATCTGTTGCCAGTTTCTTGGCTTTACCCCGCTTTTTAGCGAGGTTTTTGGTGTCTTATGATGCGTTTTTCCATACCTGCCTTCACCGATAGCCTTAACCGTCTCATAGGGAGCGCCGAGAGCTTTTGCAATAGCCGGATACTTCAATCCTTGTTCATGCAGTCTGAACACTGCTTCATCAAACAGCTGTTGTTGGGTTTTCTCCGGCAGATTCATTTGTACCAGTTCATCAGCGGTAATACCAAGAAACATAGCTATGAGACAAATTTCATAGAAGTTCACTCTATTATTCGTCAACACCTTCTGTATCTGCCATAACTCCATAAACCAGTTTCGTGGCAAATTCTTATAATACTCTCTAACGTCTGCATAAAATAGCGCAATATTACGCTGTTCGCCACGTACAGACCGATATGGGGTATTAGCCATTCTAGAATGAAGAAAATCGCCAACCACAACACATGAATCCATATCAACCTCAGCTTGAAAAACCTCTGCCATATAAACAGTTGCGCGTATTTCGATTTCATTATCCTCAAATACGCATATTTCCGATTGTGGAATTATTTCTTCGGCTGTTTTTAAAGAGGGCGTAGCTTTACCACTGCTAACCACGCCGCTGTCTATCAAACAACATTTATGAACCGGACAAACACGAATCCATAGCAGCTGATGAATCCGATGCCAATAGGCTTCTCCATACCGTTCTCTATCATTAGCTGCACAAGCCGGACAGTAGCGCAAACAGCGAACATTCCCATTCTTGCTTTGGGGGATTGGTAAAATATTATGGTAGTTCCCCGTCATAGCTACCAATGCAGAAAATGCTTTTTGTCTGCGTTCTTTCGGCAAAAACCGCCCATAGCAAGGAAACATCGTATGCTTTTCAACGACGTGTTCCATAGATATATTCCTTGTTATGGCCTGTACTGCAGCAGGCGTGTAACTATTGATAAAATCCACATCTGGGCGTACCGTCTTTGCTGCAAACAGTTCTTCCGCCGCGAAGGTGTATGCCATATATCCTGATTTCGTGTAATATCGTGCCAACTGGCTATAAAGAAGCTCATCGGGATATGCGGTTGGAAAATAAGCTATCATATAGCCACCTCTACAACAGACATATTGGACTTTAAAAGCTTCACAATATCAATGCGTTCATTTTTGGCTTTGGCAACCAACTCAGCAATACTACTACCATCGGAAGTTTCCCTCTCAGTCACCATCGCAGTAGGAACAGGTGCTTTTTTCTTGACTTTAGAGGTATGCTTACCTACTGAAATCGATGGCTGAATATATCCATGAAGCAGAGATAACCGTTGTTGATAAGCTTCGTTTAACGATTCCAGATTGAGCGTTTCTTTGCTATTCAAAATTGCAATTTCCTGTGCATCATGAATCAGAGCGACAACAACCGAGGTGATTCCTGCGCTATGCTCATACAGCCATGCAATGATTCCATCCGTAATTTCCGTTCTTTTTTGAACATATTGGTACCGAAACATGACCTTGCAGAATTCTTGAAAATATTGGTCATAACTCATGGTCGTATACTGCAATCCTACTGAACGTCGTGCAAGCTGAATGGCCGATTCAAAAAACCGACTGCTTTCAGGAGTGCCAACCATACAGATGCTGATTCCGCTGTTATTGATCAGCTGTGTCAAAGCCCCTATCAAGCTTTTTCCATTCTTACTGTTGGCTACGTTTTGAATTTCATCCACTACCAGCATCCCGATATGATTAAGAGCCACCTGACTGACAGAGCCAATAAGCATATCTGTTGTAGCTCTAGCCCTTAAAGCATTCTGATAGTATTTACTATCCAGAACTTCATCAACCTTACGCAAAATTTCTAGCAACAAACCTTTTACTGACGAATCAAAGGGGCACTGCACAATCACACATGGTACGACATGGGTATAGGGACTCTCCGCTTCAATCACCCGAGTCTCCGTGATTAAGTTAATTGCTCTGCTAACGGCGGAACTCTTACCTATTCCAGACGTTCCAATAATGGTAAAGCTATCCGATCCACCCATGATGCCGCTGTATTCCTGTTGCATGATCATCCTATAATTCTGATTCTGCTGCTGTACTGCCAGCTTCGTTCCCTTCTTCTGCATGGAGCGTAAGAGAGCCAAATATAATTTGCTGTAGATTTCCAGCGACATTTGCGAGGGAATATAAACCTTGTACAAGTCCGATAAAGCCATAAGCCTTACGGATGCATCACCAATACAAATCTCTGGATGGTACTCCGGCAATACTTCCAATGCATTTATTAACGCATCCCCTGATTTCATGTGAGGCAGGATACTAATGATGTCTGAAAGCGTTGTCATGACTCTGCTCCTTTCATATAATTTTTATGGTGTTTACGTTGTTCGCGCTTGCGATTATCTTGGATATTCTTAATACTTATATCCGCACTGCTCCTGACGCTGCCAGAGATTGCTTCAATATGTCGCGCAAGATTAATCTGAGCCTGTAGATTATCCTGATTGGCTCCTTTTGCAATGTCTCTTTGGGCAGTCTGCAAGCTCTGTACAGCCGCCAAATCTTTACCCTCAAACCTGGATTCAACAATAGTAAATTTGGTATATATCCCATTTTCCATTAGCCATACACAAGTAACATTTTCTGGATCATAAGCAACTGTAA encodes:
- a CDS encoding sensor histidine kinase — its product is MKRFHSITFRITGLMFLSIATTVFILVYLANVQMNELFQEYLSLQHMEVHSAANGHLMNGMLAFGPQEMKFLESVHESLIWVGGAILGIGLIASYCVARSITVPLHRLGGVAAQLEQGNLGETVEVEKDDEIGQLAAIFNSMSRRLEQNEKLRQQLLANIAHELRTPLAIIQGNLEGMMDEVIETDKVQLASLHEEAVRLNRLIKDLRDLSLAEAQQLNLEKYPTDINYLLSSTVQKLRPMAENKQIQIFYETNEKLPEITVDADRISQVLNNLFVNAIRYSSVQGWVRASTSLQQKEGRQWICISIQDNGCGISAEDIPYVFDHFYRGEKSRDRKSGGSGIGLAIVKQLVELHGGKVLIESQLNVGSTFQVWLPVLAPA
- a CDS encoding response regulator transcription factor, with the protein product MNRNSVLLVDDDLKLVQLLKAYFEKENFIVYEANDGLAALREAREKQPDIMVLDLMLPGMAGWDVCKKIRQDSNLPILMLTARDEESDRLIGLEIGADDYVTKPFSPREVVARAKAILRRTQNMLVASRIVKTESLTINLDQHQVEKNGLPLEFTPTEFNILLLLVENANRVFSRLQIVEQTQGYSFEGYERTIDAHIKNIRRKLEENPRDPKYIVTVYGIGYKFIGDANEAIS
- a CDS encoding HD domain-containing phosphohydrolase, yielding MQMPFSSLRTKLFLAFFLLSAIITLAVSYQLLMHMQTNHLNTLKHDWSIIAELAMEQDDGRNLAALLKRDVPYGEAVETAMHSFQTRLREKDVDLAAIYVWNQRQKKGWMYSSLQEPFLDKDAFDRMQELAGEPEAADARGGSATTEISDDFTSFIYVPVKEAPNSAVATIVLIVSNKEAAADIQHFTYQVGQGYFLALILVGSISWWLAKNFSKRLLLLQSAMKQMTEGNLDITLAESGRDELALLTQSLNHLAMKLSHEREELLLSAIESLVTALEAKDTYTYGHSSHVSTMASAMAQKMEFNEEELFGVRVAALLHDIGKIGIPDQVLHKAGRLTQEERSVIEQHPSIGAKILTGIPALHTVANVVRHHHERWDGQGYPAAIAGKNIPLASRIIAVADTYQAMTSDRPYRKGLAHQAALAELKRNAGSQFDPKLVDVFLSLHLERKDS
- a CDS encoding methyltransferase family protein; translated protein: MEHAMWGYGLWPIVAINSLMFIIFAFSFTRPGNLRDWRMFGGFSAFIVALFTEMYGFPLTIYLLSGWLGNQYPDITLFSHDAGHIWYTLLGMTGDPHQSFVHELSNLLIVGGMLFLAFTWRFLYKAQRENAVAQTGPYALVRHPQYIAFISVMTGFLLQWPTILTIAMYPVLVVMYIRLARMEERESLAHFGNDYAEYMKKTPGFVPRFFRKS
- the lgt gene encoding prolipoprotein diacylglyceryl transferase, with the translated sequence MYPILLTIGNFEIHSWGILVMLGILSGMWLTIRLAQGSEFSSSKIQEFVFYGVFFGFLGARAWEVAFSWSEYSAEPIRALLFWQGGLSIQGAVVAGSFFGWWYFKKEKLSFSRFADIAAPGLMLGQAIGRIGCFFNGDAYGIPTDSWYGVIYQPGTPAFHAWGTMPLVPAELMEAGLDFAIVYCLLRLYPRRKFDGQVVLTYFILYSLVRFGLEFLRADSLMFYGVKAAQISTMLTVIAAVILWGIRRKAKQV
- a CDS encoding DUF2933 domain-containing protein: MECCKQSQPAGEKEPRDNKWKHFAMMLGCCLLPLGVVFLLNAINYEGVGSYLVFLLCPLTHLLMMKAMKPGKGEAASGGDIGK
- a CDS encoding TniQ family protein, with the protein product MIAYFPTAYPDELLYSQLARYYTKSGYMAYTFAAEELFAAKTVRPDVDFINSYTPAAVQAITRNISMEHVVEKHTMFPCYGRFLPKERRQKAFSALVAMTGNYHNILPIPQSKNGNVRCLRYCPACAANDRERYGEAYWHRIHQLLWIRVCPVHKCCLIDSGVVSSGKATPSLKTAEEIIPQSEICVFEDNEIEIRATVYMAEVFQAEVDMDSCVVVGDFLHSRMANTPYRSVRGEQRNIALFYADVREYYKNLPRNWFMELWQIQKVLTNNRVNFYEICLIAMFLGITADELVQMNLPEKTQQQLFDEAVFRLHEQGLKYPAIAKALGAPYETVKAIGEGRYGKTHHKTPKTSLKSGVKPRNWQQIDEDTLPLVKNAIHQLQGDGTTRPKKVTIYAVENLLHLPSKQISLYLPKCLAEIQRHRELQEQYWAREVVWAARQVKARGVTLTWRKVRDLTNLHRRDFEASLPYISEYAESELAEQILHLM
- a CDS encoding AAA family ATPase translates to MTTLSDIISILPHMKSGDALINALEVLPEYHPEICIGDASVRLMALSDLYKVYIPSQMSLEIYSKLYLALLRSMQKKGTKLAVQQQNQNYRMIMQQEYSGIMGGSDSFTIIGTSGIGKSSAVSRAINLITETRVIEAESPYTHVVPCVIVQCPFDSSVKGLLLEILRKVDEVLDSKYYQNALRARATTDMLIGSVSQVALNHIGMLVVDEIQNVANSKNGKSLIGALTQLINNSGISICMVGTPESSRFFESAIQLARRSVGLQYTTMSYDQYFQEFCKVMFRYQYVQKRTEITDGIIAWLYEHSAGITSVVVALIHDAQEIAILNSKETLNLESLNEAYQQRLSLLHGYIQPSISVGKHTSKVKKKAPVPTAMVTERETSDGSSIAELVAKAKNERIDIVKLLKSNMSVVEVAI